A part of Miscanthus floridulus cultivar M001 chromosome 6, ASM1932011v1, whole genome shotgun sequence genomic DNA contains:
- the LOC136461579 gene encoding ATP-dependent 6-phosphofructokinase 3-like isoform X2: MYGVTSIVGIEGGYKGFYSKNTVPLTPKSVNDIHKRGGTVLGTSRGGHDTAKIVDCLQDRGINQVYIIGGDGTQKGASVIYEEVRRRGLKCSVVGIPKTIDNDIAVIDKSFGFDTAVEEAQRAINAAHVEAESAENGIGVVKLMGRNSGFIAMYATLASRDVDCCLIPESPFYLEGKGGLLEFIEKRLKDNGHMVIVVAEGAGQDLIAKSMNFVDTQDASGNKLLLDVGLWLSQKIKDHFKKKSSFPITLKYIDPTYMIRAVRSNASDNVYCTLLAHSALHGAMAGYTGFTVAPVNGRHAYIPFYRITEKQNKVVITDRMWARVLCSTNQPCFLSHEDVENMKHDDDEHHLHNTQLLEGESSPVKDASKCNGTG; this comes from the exons ATGTATGGTGTCACCAGCATTGTTGGCATAGAG GGTGGATACAAGGGTTTCTATTCTAAAAATACTGTTCCGTTGACACCAAAGTCAGTGAACGACATCCATAAGAGAGGTGGGACTGTCCTTGGAACTTCAAGAGGAGGGCATGACACTGCCAAAATTGTTGATTGTCTTCAGGACCGTGGTATTAACCAGGTTTATATTATTGGAGGTGATGGTACTCAGAAAGGTGCTTCTGTAATTTATGAG GAAGTCCGTAGACGGGGCCTCAAATGTTCTGTTGTTGGTATCCCAAAGACCATTGATAATGACATCGCG GTGATTGACAAGTCGTTTGGATTTGACACTGCTGTGGAGGAGGCCCAGAGGGCCATCAATGCTGCTCATGTTGAGGCTGAAAGTGCAGAGAATGGCATTGGTGTCGTGAAGCTAATGGGTCGCAACAGTG GTTTTATTGCGATGTACGCTACTCTAGCTAGTCGTGATGTG GATTGTTGTTTAATCCCAGAGTCACCCTTCTACCTTGAAGGGAAGGGAGGACTCCTTGAGTTCATTGAGAAACGGCTCAAGGACAATGGTCATATGGTCATTGTGGTGGCTGAGGGTGCTGGACAGGATCTCATCGCAAAAAGTATGAATTTCGTGGACACTCAAGATGCTTCGGGAAATAAGCTGCTTCTGGATGTTGGCCTTTGGTTATCCCAGAAGATAAAG GATCATTTCAAGAAGAAGTCCAGCTTCCCGATAACTCTCAAGTACATTGACCCGACTTACATGATCCGTGCTGTCAGGTCAAATGCTTCTGACAACGTCTACTGCACTCTGTTAGCCCACAGCGCCCTCCATGGTGCCATGGCGGGGTACACCGGCTTCACCGTCGCTCCAGTCAATGGCAGACACGCTTACATCCCGTTCTAT AGGATCACCGAGAAGCAGAACAAGGTGGTGATCACGGACCGGATGTGGGCGAGGGTGCTGTGCTCGACGAACCAGCCCTGCTTCCTGAGCCACGAGGACGTGGAGAACATGAAGCACGACGACGACGAGCACCACCTGCACAACACGCAGCTCCTGGAAGGCGAGAGCTCGCCGGTGAAGGACGCGTCCAAATGCAATGGGACAGGGTGA
- the LOC136461582 gene encoding serine/threonine-protein kinase Aurora-2 — MAIATESRGSEHRASAHANVEKRWVLSDFEVGKPLGRGKFGHVYLAREKRSSQIVALKVLFKSQLKQSQVEHQLRREVEIQSHLRHPNILRLYGYFYDQTRVYLILEYAAKGELYKELTGCKHFSERRSATYIASLARALIYLHGKHVIHRDIKPENLLVGAQGEIKIADFGWSVHTFNRRRTMCGTLDYLPPEMVEKTEHDYNVDIWSLGILCYEFLYGVPPFEAKEHSETYRRIVKVDLKFPLKPFVSHAAKDLISQMLVKNSAQRLPLHKVLEHPWIVQNADPSGVYRG; from the exons ATGGCGATCGCCACCGAGTCGCGCGGCAGCGAGCACAGG GCTTCAGCCCATGCCAACGTAGAGAAGCGGTGGGTACTGTCTGACTTTGAGGTTGGAAAACCTCTTGGGAGGGGCAAGTTTGGGCACGTTTACCTTGCCAGAGAAAAGAGG AGTAGTCAGATTGTGGCTTTGAAAGTTCTTTTCAAGAGCCAGCTCAAGCAATCACAGGTCGAGCATCAGCTGCGACGCGAAGTGGAGATTCAAAGTCATCTTCGACACCCTAATATTCTTCGCCTGTATGGGTACTTCTATGATCAG ACCCGGGTTTACCTAATCCTGGAATATGCTGCCAAGGGTGAACTGTACAAGGAACTGACAGGGTGCAAACATTTTTCAGAGCGGCGTTCAGCGACT TATATTGCATCACTGGCTAGAGCTTTGATCTACCTTCATGGCAAGCATGTTATCCACCGGGACATTAAACCAGAGAATCTTTTGGTTGGAGCCCAG GGCGAGATCAAAATTGCTGACTTCGGCTGGTCCGTGCATACCTTCAACAGAAGACGGACTATGTGCGGAACTCTGGATTACCTGCCACCTGAAATGG TGGAGAAGACAGAACATGATTACAATGTCGACATATGGAGCCTGGGTATTCTATGCTATGAGTTCCTTTACGGTGTCCCACCTTTTGAAGCTAAGGAGCACTCAGAGACATACAGAAG GATAGTGAAAGTTGACTTGAAGTTCCCACTGAAACCATTCGTTTCACACGCTGCGAAGGATTTgatttctcaa ATGCTGGTCAAGAACTCGGCGCAGCGGCTGCCTCTCCACAAGGTTCTTGAGCACCCGTGGATCGTCCAGAATGCCGACCCTTCCGGCGTGTACAGAGGGTAG
- the LOC136461579 gene encoding ATP-dependent 6-phosphofructokinase 6-like isoform X1, whose amino-acid sequence MEAVGVAPAPVAAPEKKKLLDLKDPFPAAANGSAKASPAGKWAMKKKLVGGDAGYVLEDVPHLTDYLSQLPTYPNPLQDNPAYSVVKQYFVNADDTVTQKIVVHKTSARGTHFRRAGPRQRVYFQSDEVNVAIVTCGGLCPGLNTVIRELVCGLYDMYGVTSIVGIEGGYKGFYSKNTVPLTPKSVNDIHKRGGTVLGTSRGGHDTAKIVDCLQDRGINQVYIIGGDGTQKGASVIYEEVRRRGLKCSVVGIPKTIDNDIAVIDKSFGFDTAVEEAQRAINAAHVEAESAENGIGVVKLMGRNSGFIAMYATLASRDVDCCLIPESPFYLEGKGGLLEFIEKRLKDNGHMVIVVAEGAGQDLIAKSMNFVDTQDASGNKLLLDVGLWLSQKIKDHFKKKSSFPITLKYIDPTYMIRAVRSNASDNVYCTLLAHSALHGAMAGYTGFTVAPVNGRHAYIPFYRITEKQNKVVITDRMWARVLCSTNQPCFLSHEDVENMKHDDDEHHLHNTQLLEGESSPVKDASKCNGTG is encoded by the exons ATGGAAGCCGTCGGCGTCGCTCCTGCGCCCGTGGCGGCGCCGGAGAAGAAGAAGCTGCTTGACCTCAAGGACCCCTTCCCCGCCGCCGCCAACGGCAGCGCCAAGGCGTCCCCGGCGGGGAAGTGGGCGATGAAGAAGAAGCTGGTGGGCGGCGACGCCGGCTACGTGCTCGAGGACGTGCCGCACCTCACGGATTACTTGTCCCAGCTCCCG ACATACCCGAATCCCCTCCAAGACAACCCGGCGTATTCAGTCGTCAA GCAGTATTTCGTCAACGCAGACGACACCGTCACGCAAAAG ATTGTTGTTCATAAGACTAGTGCCAGGGGCACCCACTTCCGGCGTGCCGGGCCACGGCAGCGGGTGTACTTCCAGTCTGATGAGGTGAACGTCGCCATTGTCACCTGCGGTGGGCTTTGCCCCGGGTTGAACACGGTCATCCGCGAGCTTGTTTGCGGGTTGTATGATATGTATGGTGTCACCAGCATTGTTGGCATAGAG GGTGGATACAAGGGTTTCTATTCTAAAAATACTGTTCCGTTGACACCAAAGTCAGTGAACGACATCCATAAGAGAGGTGGGACTGTCCTTGGAACTTCAAGAGGAGGGCATGACACTGCCAAAATTGTTGATTGTCTTCAGGACCGTGGTATTAACCAGGTTTATATTATTGGAGGTGATGGTACTCAGAAAGGTGCTTCTGTAATTTATGAG GAAGTCCGTAGACGGGGCCTCAAATGTTCTGTTGTTGGTATCCCAAAGACCATTGATAATGACATCGCG GTGATTGACAAGTCGTTTGGATTTGACACTGCTGTGGAGGAGGCCCAGAGGGCCATCAATGCTGCTCATGTTGAGGCTGAAAGTGCAGAGAATGGCATTGGTGTCGTGAAGCTAATGGGTCGCAACAGTG GTTTTATTGCGATGTACGCTACTCTAGCTAGTCGTGATGTG GATTGTTGTTTAATCCCAGAGTCACCCTTCTACCTTGAAGGGAAGGGAGGACTCCTTGAGTTCATTGAGAAACGGCTCAAGGACAATGGTCATATGGTCATTGTGGTGGCTGAGGGTGCTGGACAGGATCTCATCGCAAAAAGTATGAATTTCGTGGACACTCAAGATGCTTCGGGAAATAAGCTGCTTCTGGATGTTGGCCTTTGGTTATCCCAGAAGATAAAG GATCATTTCAAGAAGAAGTCCAGCTTCCCGATAACTCTCAAGTACATTGACCCGACTTACATGATCCGTGCTGTCAGGTCAAATGCTTCTGACAACGTCTACTGCACTCTGTTAGCCCACAGCGCCCTCCATGGTGCCATGGCGGGGTACACCGGCTTCACCGTCGCTCCAGTCAATGGCAGACACGCTTACATCCCGTTCTAT AGGATCACCGAGAAGCAGAACAAGGTGGTGATCACGGACCGGATGTGGGCGAGGGTGCTGTGCTCGACGAACCAGCCCTGCTTCCTGAGCCACGAGGACGTGGAGAACATGAAGCACGACGACGACGAGCACCACCTGCACAACACGCAGCTCCTGGAAGGCGAGAGCTCGCCGGTGAAGGACGCGTCCAAATGCAATGGGACAGGGTGA